In uncultured Methanobacterium sp., a genomic segment contains:
- a CDS encoding restriction endonuclease, protein MENKSDDLDKIIEDNLDLDLENSVIDVQEMDINEWLELIFSKKDKKYLFIDYMFPNEDFREKYLESIHEREEKEVINLIRKFLIRSGSFNGDIFKLKYLLHCHKNDKKQFINLIQLEFYKRLLNGYLNKNIEPWEGNTWIIDLLPNHPKLAIESIGAYFTAHIQLLPDGKFSGLLDAKALIRAKFIYAKHPDEILLSIDPYDFEFLISALYSEMGYETQVTKRSGDGGVDIIAKKSSVGEKEILLIQCKRYTGTVGRPKIMNLYGALSAAKANKCVLVTTSEFSKPGKEFASENGIELINGKELQPLLNKYFGTKWPLNLDYIISNEKKRVKLD, encoded by the coding sequence ATGGAAAATAAATCAGATGATTTAGATAAAATAATAGAGGATAATTTGGATTTAGATTTAGAAAATAGCGTAATTGATGTTCAAGAAATGGATATTAATGAATGGCTAGAGTTAATATTTTCAAAAAAAGACAAAAAATATCTTTTCATCGATTATATGTTTCCTAATGAAGATTTTAGAGAAAAGTATTTAGAAAGTATTCATGAACGTGAGGAAAAAGAAGTAATTAATTTGATCAGAAAATTCTTAATTCGTTCAGGAAGTTTTAATGGAGATATATTTAAATTAAAATACTTGTTACATTGTCATAAAAATGATAAAAAACAATTTATAAATTTGATTCAACTTGAATTTTATAAACGCCTGTTAAATGGATATTTAAACAAAAATATAGAACCCTGGGAGGGAAATACTTGGATAATTGATCTTCTACCAAATCATCCTAAACTAGCAATAGAATCTATAGGGGCGTATTTCACCGCACATATCCAATTATTACCGGATGGTAAATTCAGCGGCCTTCTAGATGCTAAAGCGTTAATACGTGCAAAATTTATTTATGCAAAACATCCTGATGAAATACTACTTTCAATAGATCCCTATGACTTTGAATTTTTAATTTCTGCATTATATTCTGAAATGGGCTACGAAACACAAGTGACTAAAAGATCAGGAGATGGTGGAGTAGATATAATTGCTAAAAAATCATCTGTTGGTGAAAAAGAAATCTTATTAATACAATGTAAGAGGTACACAGGAACTGTCGGAAGACCAAAAATTATGAATCTTTATGGTGCTTTAAGTGCTGCTAAAGCCAACAAATGCGTTTTAGTTACTACTTCTGAATTTTCTAAACCTGGAAAAGAATTTGCTTCCGAAAATGGTATTGAGTTAATTAATGGAAAAGAACTACAACCTCTTTTGAATAAATATTTTGGGACAAAATGGCCATTGAATTTAGATTATATTATTTCTAACGAAAAGAAGCGAGTTAAACTAGATTAG
- a CDS encoding restriction endonuclease subunit S has product MKINEKSNDELSKIKLSGILDTIENGNRPKGGIKDLDEGVPSLGGEHLTKLGGFNFKKLRLVSQEYYYSLKRGKIKQNDVLIVKDGATTGKVSFVDEDFPFQEAAVNEHVFILRGKKDLIHPKFLFYHIFSPFGQLQIMKNFRGAAIGGINTQFVKNYYIYLPSLKNQMKIVEIMEKAEKLKEWRAEADGLADEYLKSVFLEMFGDPVKNKKGWKRAKLSELGTWKSGGTPSRQRKEFFTGEIPWYTSGELNNTHISDSIENITEQAIENSNAKLIKPNSLLLGMYDTAALKSSITTTYSSCNQAIAYSELENKNSNIIYVYYAIQIGRKFFMSRQRGIRQKNLNLTMVKDTEIPLPHLELQNQFAEIVQQVETLKSYQSKSKQEIDNLFNTLMQKAFKGELVC; this is encoded by the coding sequence ATGAAAATTAATGAAAAATCAAATGATGAACTGTCCAAAATCAAGTTATCAGGAATACTCGACACGATCGAAAATGGAAATCGTCCTAAAGGCGGAATTAAAGATTTAGATGAAGGAGTTCCAAGTTTAGGTGGTGAACATTTAACAAAATTAGGTGGATTTAATTTCAAAAAGCTGAGATTAGTTTCTCAAGAATATTATTATTCGCTAAAAAGAGGGAAAATAAAACAAAACGATGTTTTGATTGTAAAAGATGGAGCAACCACCGGCAAAGTTTCATTTGTTGATGAGGATTTCCCTTTTCAAGAAGCCGCGGTAAATGAACATGTTTTTATTCTAAGAGGAAAAAAAGATTTAATCCATCCTAAATTTCTTTTTTATCATATTTTTTCACCATTTGGCCAATTACAAATCATGAAAAACTTTAGAGGAGCAGCTATCGGTGGTATTAACACTCAATTTGTTAAAAATTATTATATCTATTTACCATCACTCAAAAACCAAATGAAAATCGTCGAAATCATGGAAAAGGCCGAAAAACTGAAAGAATGGCGGGCTGAAGCTGATGGATTGGCCGATGAGTATTTGAAAAGTGTTTTTCTGGAAATGTTTGGAGATCCTGTTAAAAATAAAAAGGGTTGGAAAAGGGCCAAATTATCTGAATTAGGAACTTGGAAGAGTGGTGGAACACCATCAAGGCAGAGAAAAGAATTTTTTACTGGAGAAATTCCATGGTACACTTCTGGAGAATTAAACAATACGCATATTTCAGATAGTATTGAAAATATCACGGAACAAGCAATTGAAAATTCAAATGCTAAATTAATTAAACCTAATTCTTTGTTATTGGGCATGTACGATACTGCTGCTTTAAAATCGAGTATCACAACAACTTATTCATCATGCAATCAAGCAATCGCTTATTCAGAATTAGAAAACAAAAATTCAAATATAATTTATGTTTATTATGCAATTCAAATAGGCAGAAAGTTTTTTATGAGTCGTCAAAGAGGAATAAGGCAAAAAAACCTAAATTTAACAATGGTGAAAGACACTGAGATCCCATTACCTCATTTAGAACTCCAAAATCAATTTGCAGAAATTGTCCAACAAGTTGAAACCCTAAAATCTTACCAATCTAAATCCAAACAAGAAATAGACAACCTATTTAACACCCTAATGCAAAAAGCCTTCAAAGGAGAACTCGTATGCTAG
- a CDS encoding class I SAM-dependent DNA methyltransferase has translation MLDSDLKSKINQLWDKFWSSGISNPLQAIEQMSYLMFMKRLDDDEISREKNVQLKGGEYESIFKDYPDCRWSNWNNMAADEMLGHVRDKVFPFLRDLCGSDSLYSRYMKDAVFAIPTGTLLTEATKIIDDMHIKDRNMDTKGDLYEYLLSELKTSGKNGQFRTPRHIIQMMVELANPKIGETVCDPACGTAGFLVNSYQHILKSNTSPELIKIDDEGIQYNFKGDKLSPEEFKFLKSKTLYGYDFDQTMVRISLMNLMMHGINEPYIDQLNTLSMRYNQKPEYDIVLANPPFKGSINKEELSDDFSINTTKTEILFLELMYNILTIGGRCAVIVPQGVLFGNSRAHKSIRMKLLEDCRLDAVISMPSGVFKPYAGVSTGILIFTKGEPTEKVWFYDMEADGYSLDDKRTFIDGKGDIPDIIEKFNKKNEEDLEDRKAKCFVVPLDEIKENDYSLSISNYKEIEYEEIEYEPPEVIKKKILELEEKIIAGLKDLDI, from the coding sequence ATGCTAGACTCTGACCTTAAATCAAAGATAAACCAATTATGGGATAAGTTCTGGAGTAGTGGAATATCCAATCCCCTGCAGGCCATTGAACAGATGTCCTACTTAATGTTCATGAAACGTTTAGATGATGATGAGATCTCCAGGGAGAAGAATGTCCAGCTTAAAGGGGGAGAATATGAGTCTATATTTAAAGACTACCCTGATTGCAGGTGGTCTAACTGGAATAACATGGCTGCTGATGAGATGCTGGGACATGTTCGGGATAAAGTATTCCCTTTCTTACGGGATCTTTGTGGTTCTGATTCACTTTACAGTCGCTACATGAAGGATGCAGTCTTTGCCATTCCCACCGGGACTCTCCTGACTGAAGCCACCAAAATTATCGATGATATGCATATTAAAGACCGGAACATGGACACCAAAGGGGATTTATACGAGTACCTCCTATCTGAACTTAAAACCTCTGGTAAAAATGGTCAGTTCCGTACCCCTAGGCACATCATCCAGATGATGGTGGAACTGGCAAACCCTAAAATTGGGGAAACTGTCTGTGATCCAGCATGTGGTACTGCTGGTTTTTTAGTCAATTCTTACCAGCACATCCTTAAATCAAATACTTCCCCTGAATTAATTAAAATTGATGATGAAGGTATCCAATACAACTTCAAAGGAGACAAATTAAGCCCAGAAGAATTCAAGTTTCTGAAGAGTAAAACACTTTATGGATATGACTTCGACCAGACCATGGTTCGAATCTCTTTAATGAACCTGATGATGCACGGGATCAACGAACCTTACATTGATCAGCTTAACACCCTTTCTATGAGATACAACCAGAAACCAGAATATGATATTGTCCTGGCCAATCCACCATTTAAGGGAAGCATAAATAAAGAAGAATTAAGTGATGATTTCTCAATTAACACTACCAAGACTGAGATTCTCTTTTTAGAGTTAATGTACAATATCCTAACGATAGGTGGAAGATGTGCAGTTATTGTGCCTCAAGGAGTTTTATTTGGAAATTCAAGAGCCCATAAATCCATAAGAATGAAACTTTTAGAGGATTGCAGGTTAGATGCTGTGATCTCAATGCCTTCTGGTGTTTTCAAGCCCTATGCAGGGGTCTCCACCGGTATTTTAATCTTCACCAAGGGAGAACCCACTGAAAAAGTCTGGTTCTATGACATGGAAGCCGATGGATATTCATTAGATGATAAAAGGACATTTATTGATGGAAAAGGAGATATTCCAGATATTATTGAAAAATTCAACAAGAAAAATGAAGAAGATCTGGAAGATAGGAAAGCAAAATGTTTTGTGGTTCCGCTGGATGAGATTAAAGAAAATGATTACAGTCTCAGCATCTCTAATTACAAGGAAATTGAGTATGAAGAGATTGAATATGAACCTCCAGAAGTAATTAAAAAGAAGATTTTGGAATTGGAGGAAAAAATCATTGCTGGTTTGAAAGATTTAGATATCTGA
- a CDS encoding DEAD/DEAH box helicase family protein: MLSEFETRKQYIDPELEKQGWLPKYIKEEVNSVKSNFKDKNIILFDGNPKRNVDRFIDYVLLDEDYTPLAIIEAKRFSKDADTGRIQARTYSLDIESQINQKVPIFLTNGQKWVFIDEYGIERKVSGPFSQADLKRRRDLYRNRKDPRTVKINTRIVDRPRSVTIVRKLSEHFSECHRTALIEMATGTGKTRVAMALIDLLIKSNVVRNVLFIADRIALVGQARDNGFKKYFTEPAADLREGFTTSSRLYVSTVQTLMGGKETRLFERYSPGFFDLIVFDEAHRSIYDKNNLIYQYFDCIKIGLTATPRERETQSTFDLFGKATAEYSYDEAVREGVLVPYFAHIISTKVLNEGIKQEDLDKFLKDQLRRQDVDPDTFEPTGSQFDRVFMDNKTNALIIKSFMENCYKSDEGKPTKSIFFCASKNHANKMKEVFGELFPKFASEVQVITSDMYRSNDEVKRFKLRSSPRIALSVGMLDTGVDIPEVCNLVFIKPVVSPIRFWQMLGRGTRNLEACKHKDWLPNSRKDDFKIFDFVIGGHSNIEFHELERGKGTGVPNDVLTKIFNNRVALLEENLSPQERELITGKIRSTIDALDEDFFLVREKSSVISRIKESDDFDGLVDELMDEVSPLIITQFGSNSKVSSFILKAEKLFTCVLDRDKEKIDKIRRELVFMIRNVADKDNLQVISEKKPLLIRAQQMEFWEDLTFEDVEFLVREIAPVMKYFEPTSKPVVDISAFDMIVDWKEFEKEVKEDESLKRLLERNESVRKLKEGEGITSRELLDLEKELSSLKPEITIEYIQKQQNIDFLLFLRDIINIKRNDDPRAMIEKRFDSYITNNPQYTSRQLEFLMLLKKVFAERKHIEMKDLGSPPFEDENPLDLFSYEELVGIVDKCNRIRMC, from the coding sequence TTGTTATCAGAATTTGAAACTAGAAAGCAGTATATCGATCCAGAATTAGAAAAACAAGGATGGCTTCCAAAATATATCAAAGAGGAAGTTAACTCTGTTAAATCAAATTTTAAAGATAAAAATATTATTTTGTTCGATGGAAACCCCAAACGGAATGTTGATCGTTTCATTGATTATGTGTTACTGGATGAAGATTACACACCTTTAGCTATAATTGAAGCAAAAAGGTTTTCAAAAGACGCAGATACCGGCAGAATACAGGCCAGAACTTATTCTTTAGATATTGAAAGTCAAATAAACCAGAAAGTACCTATTTTCTTAACTAATGGTCAAAAATGGGTTTTTATTGATGAATACGGGATTGAAAGGAAAGTTAGTGGCCCATTTTCCCAGGCTGATTTGAAAAGGCGCAGGGACCTGTACCGAAATCGTAAAGATCCTCGAACTGTTAAAATAAATACCCGTATTGTGGATAGGCCCAGAAGTGTGACCATAGTCCGGAAACTTTCAGAACACTTTTCAGAATGTCATAGAACCGCTTTAATAGAGATGGCCACAGGTACCGGAAAGACCAGAGTAGCAATGGCCCTTATTGATCTGTTAATCAAATCCAATGTGGTTAGAAATGTCTTATTCATTGCCGATAGGATTGCTTTAGTGGGACAGGCCAGAGATAATGGATTTAAGAAATATTTCACAGAACCAGCCGCTGATTTAAGGGAAGGATTTACCACTTCCAGCCGTTTGTATGTTTCCACAGTGCAGACCCTAATGGGTGGTAAGGAAACCAGGTTGTTTGAGAGATATTCTCCTGGATTTTTTGATTTAATTGTTTTTGACGAAGCACACCGGTCAATCTATGATAAAAACAATCTAATTTACCAGTACTTTGACTGCATAAAAATTGGATTAACCGCCACTCCGAGGGAAAGGGAAACACAGAGTACCTTTGATTTATTTGGAAAGGCCACTGCCGAGTACTCCTATGATGAGGCTGTTCGTGAGGGGGTTCTGGTTCCATACTTTGCCCATATTATTTCCACCAAAGTCTTAAATGAGGGAATAAAACAGGAAGACTTGGATAAATTTCTAAAGGACCAGCTCCGCCGGCAGGATGTGGATCCGGACACCTTTGAACCAACTGGTTCCCAGTTTGACCGGGTGTTCATGGATAACAAGACCAACGCCCTTATAATTAAAAGTTTCATGGAAAACTGCTACAAGTCAGATGAAGGCAAACCTACCAAGTCAATCTTCTTCTGCGCCAGTAAAAACCATGCAAATAAAATGAAGGAAGTCTTTGGTGAATTATTCCCCAAGTTCGCCAGTGAAGTACAGGTTATAACCTCGGATATGTACCGAAGTAACGACGAAGTGAAACGTTTTAAACTAAGATCAAGCCCCAGAATCGCTTTATCCGTTGGGATGCTGGATACCGGGGTGGACATCCCTGAAGTCTGCAATTTAGTGTTTATAAAACCAGTAGTTTCACCCATAAGGTTCTGGCAGATGCTGGGCCGAGGAACACGGAATCTGGAAGCCTGCAAGCACAAAGACTGGCTGCCCAACAGTAGAAAGGATGACTTCAAGATATTTGATTTCGTAATTGGGGGACACTCCAATATTGAGTTCCATGAACTGGAGAGGGGTAAAGGTACTGGAGTGCCCAACGATGTTCTAACCAAGATTTTCAACAACCGGGTGGCTTTGTTAGAGGAGAACTTATCCCCGCAAGAGAGGGAACTCATAACCGGTAAGATCAGATCCACTATAGATGCACTGGATGAGGATTTCTTCCTGGTCCGGGAAAAATCATCGGTAATATCCAGGATCAAGGAAAGTGATGATTTTGATGGTTTGGTGGATGAGTTAATGGATGAAGTATCACCCCTCATCATAACTCAGTTCGGAAGTAATTCCAAGGTCTCATCATTTATTTTAAAGGCAGAGAAGCTCTTCACCTGCGTGCTGGATCGGGATAAGGAGAAGATCGATAAAATACGCCGGGAACTGGTCTTCATGATCCGCAACGTGGCTGATAAGGACAACCTCCAGGTGATAAGTGAGAAAAAGCCACTTCTTATAAGAGCACAGCAGATGGAGTTCTGGGAAGACCTGACATTTGAAGACGTGGAATTCCTGGTGAGGGAAATTGCACCTGTGATGAAATACTTTGAACCCACCAGCAAACCAGTGGTTGATATTTCAGCCTTTGACATGATAGTAGACTGGAAAGAGTTTGAAAAAGAGGTCAAGGAAGATGAATCCCTGAAGAGACTTTTAGAGAGAAACGAATCAGTCCGCAAGTTAAAGGAAGGTGAAGGGATAACCTCCAGAGAACTTCTGGACCTGGAAAAGGAACTCTCATCACTCAAACCAGAAATAACAATTGAATACATTCAAAAACAGCAAAATATTGACTTCCTGCTATTTTTAAGGGATATTATTAATATAAAGCGAAATGATGATCCCCGGGCCATGATTGAGAAACGTTTCGACAGTTACATAACAAACAATCCCCAATACACCTCCCGACAGCTTGAATTTTTAATGTTGTTGAAGAAGGTGTTTGCAGAGAGGAAACACATAGAGATGAAGGACCTTGGTAGTCCTCCATTTGAGGATGAGAATCCACTGGATTTATTTAGTTATGAGGAGTTAGTGGGGATTGTGGATAAGTGTAATAGAATTAGGATGTGCTGA